In a genomic window of Helianthus annuus cultivar XRQ/B chromosome 10, HanXRQr2.0-SUNRISE, whole genome shotgun sequence:
- the LOC118483021 gene encoding uncharacterized protein LOC118483021 has product MGDNPARRTVNQHATEGFTGGRTSITTPEAPANQNWQIPSHIMTTISNSAQFHGLEDEDAPGHITRFLRICSTFNLHGVTADAVYLRLFPFSLSGRAATWLDTLPQNSITTWEILKSKFYKKYYPPSKAARLRDQIHSFRMDPDEPYYMAWERFQTLLSKCPQHGLSEWALVEKFYNGLTPDTQLMFNTAAGGCIMDKKDPTECEEMFESFAMAGQQSHPARNSIPSTRTTSSAKGVYQVTPDTSLAAELEALKREMREMKLKERKCEICRGGHETVDCPVRSQEEVDYISNPNNHFQNASFNNSYNSGWKNQSNWRSGGNPPGFQQQSSSGSSSGTEFKELKDILLAQSQQLNQYMTSNNQRHEEHDRMFKNQGASLQNLERQMGEMARQLQQRPQGGLPGNIVPNPNSHAHAKAVMTRSGRGATVDQPVVDEEPVDEEIEMETPTGKVQPRLAPASTAQSSESQKKKKEPIRDYSSIPFPGRFKREKEAEQFSRFLGLFKQLHINLPFVEALAQMPKYAKFLKDILSNKKKLEELSHVSLSEECSAVLQNRLPKKMTDPGSFTIPCLIGDLSVSNALADLGASINLMPYAVFAKLNLGEPSPTRMSLQLADRSVKYPRGIVENMLVKVDKFVFPVDFVILDMDEDAHVPLILGRPFLATARALIDVYDGKLTLRVEDDMVTFDINRSMTHPREHDDTLYFVDTIMSHVGHCLSKVCGRDASDTQILDTFIPEVEMTTTSYGESESHSEVFEVVERKEPEERPSVESPPSLELKDLPSHLEYAFLDDGSQLPVIISSELTEEEKTKLMGVLKAHKQAIAWKLVDIKGINPSFCTHKILMEDEFKPVVQPQRRLNPNMQDVVKKEVIKLLDAGLIYPISDSAWVSPVQVVPKKGGMTVVPNERNELIPTRTVTGWRVCIDYRRLNDATRKDHFPLPFIDQMLERLSGQQFYCFLDGFSGYFQIPIAPEDQEKTTFTCPYGTFAYRRMPFGLCNAPATFQRCMVAIFHDMIEDSMEVFMDDFSVFRSSFDQCLRNLDRMLARCEETNLMLNWEKCHFMVKEGIVLGHKISRAGIEVDRAKIDAISRLPPPTSVKSVRSFLGHAGFYRRFIRDFSKIARPMTRLLEKDVPFDFSEECVRAFEFLKEKLVSAPILIAPDWSLPFEIMCDASDFAVGAILGQRREKRFHPIYYASKTLNDAQEHYTTTEKELLAVVFALDKFRSYLVLSKVVVYTDHAALRHLFAKKDAKPRLIRWILLLQEFDLEIRDKKGAENVAADHLSRLENLESDESDEDEIGDSFPHETLMFVKPEDEGMLWYADIVNYLKEKVIQPEMSFHQRRKLIADSKYYFWDDPHLFRVGVDQVVRRCIAGEERMQVLRHCHEGPTGGHYGASYTARKVLDSGFYWPTVFRDAHELVRSCDACQRVGNISSRNEMPQNPMQVVEVFDIWGIDFMGPFPMSRGNRYILVAIDYVSKWVEA; this is encoded by the coding sequence ATGGGTGATAATCCTGCTAGACGCACTGTGAACCAGCATGCCACTGAAGGCTTCACCGGAGGCCGAACTTCCATCACGACACCCGAAGCACCCGCTAACCAGAATTGGCAGATCCCTTCCCATATCATGACCACAATTTCTAATAGTGCTCAATTCCACGGTCTGGAGGACGAGGATGCACCAGGCCACATCACCCGATTCTTGCGTATTTGTAGCACCTTCAATCTTCATGGTGTTACCGCTGATGCAGTTTATCTGCGCTTGTTTCCCTTTTCCCTTTCTGGTCGGGCTGCAACTTGGCTCGACACTTTGCCTCAAAATTCTATCACTACTTGGGAGATTCTGAAATCAAAATTCTACAAGAAGTATTACCCTCCATCCAAGGCCGCACGCCTTCGAGACCAGATCCATTCGTTCCGTATGGATCCCGATGAGCCTTACTACATGGCATGGGAGCGATTCCAAACCTTGCTTAGCAAGTGCCCCCAACATGGTCTTTCTGAATGGGCTCTAGTGGAGAAATTTTATAATGGTCTCACTCCTGATACTCAACTGATGTTTAATACTGCCGCTGGAGGTTGTATCATGGACAAAAAGGACCCAACTGAGTGTGAGGAAATGTTTGAGAGTTTTGCTATGGCCGGTCAGCAGAGCCATCCTGCGAGGAATTCCATTCCTTCTACTAGGACCACCTCCTCTGCTAAAGGTGTGTATCAGGTCACTCCTGACACTAGTTTGGCTGCTGAGTTAGAGGCTTTGAAGAGGGAGATGAGGGAGATGAAGTTGAAGGAGCGGAAGTGTGAGATATGTCGTGGAGGACATGAGACAGTTGATTGCCCCGTGAGATCACAAGAAGAGGTCGACTATATTTCCAACccgaataatcatttccaaaatGCTTCATTTAATAATTCTTATAATTCGGGTTGGAAAAATCAATCCAACTGGAGGTCGGGAGGAAACCCGCCAGGGTTCCAACAGCAATCTTCGAGTGGATCATCATCTGGTACTGAGTTCAAGGAGCTGAAGGACATTCTACTTGCTCAAAGTCAACAGCTGAACCAGTATATGACTTCGAATAATCAGCGACACGAGGAGCACGATCGTATGTTTAAAAATCAGGGAGCTTCGCTGCAGAATTTGGAGAGACAAATGGGGGAGATGGCGAGACAGTTACAGCAGAGGCCACAAGGTGGATTACCGGGTAACATCGTTCCTAATCCTAATTCTCATGCTCATGCTAAAGCTGTCATGACTCGGAGTGGCAGAGGGGCCACAGTTGATCAACCGGTGGTAGATGAAGAGCCGGTTGATGAGGAGATAGAGATGGAGACTCCCACTGGCAAAGTGCAACCCAGGCTagccccagcaagtaccgcacagtCCAGTGAGtctcagaagaagaagaaggagcccATTCGTGATTATTCATCTATTCCTTTTCCGGGCAGATTTAAGAGAGAGAAGGAAGCGGAGCAGTTCTCAAGATTCTTAGGTTTGTTTAAGCAGCTCCATATTAATCTTCCTTTCGTAGAGGCTCTAGCGCAAATGCCCAAGTATGCCAAATTCCTGAAGGACATTCTTAGTAATAAGAAGAAGTTAGAGGAGTTATCACATGTGTCCTTGAGTGAAGAGTGCTCGGCAGTTCTTCAGAATCGTCTTCCCAAGAAGATGACTGATCCGGGAAGCTTTACTATTCCATGCTTGATTGGTGATCTATCAGTCAGCAATGCTTTGGCCGACCTGGGAGCTAGCATAAATTTGATGCCCTATGCAGTGTTTGCTAAGCTCAACCTAGGCGAGCCTTCTCCTACTCGTATGAGTCTCCAGCTCGCGGATCGGTCAGTGAAATATCCGCGAGGGATTGTGGAGAACATGTTAGTGAAAGTCGACAAGTTTGTCTTCCCTGTTGACTTTGTGATCTTAGACATGGATGAGGATGCTCATGTACCATTGATTCTAGGTCGACCATTCCTAGCTACCGCGAGAGCATTGATTGATGTTTATGATGGTAAGCTAACACTTCGCGTAGAGGATGACATGGTCACTTTTGATATCAATAGGTCGATGACTCATCCTAGAGAGCACGACGATACTCTCTACTTCGTTGACACCATCATGTCACATGTGGGTCATTGCTTGAGTAAGGTTTGTGGGCGTGATGCTTCGGACACGCAGATTCTGGACACGTTTATCCCGGAGGTTGAGATGACTACTACATCATATGGGGAGTCCGAGAGTCATTCTGAGGTTTTTGAGGTAGTTGAGAGGAAGGAGCCTGAGGAGAGGCCATCTGTGGAGAGTCCCCCGTCCCTGGAGCTGAAAGATTTGCCATCTCATCTGGAGTATGCCTTTCTGGATGACGGTTCTCAGTTACCTGTCATCATCTCTTCAGAGTTGACAGAGGAGGAGAAGACGAAGTTGATGGGTGTGCTTAAGGCACACAAGCAGGCGATCGCGTGGAAGCTCGTTGACATAAAGGGTATTAACCCTTCGTTCTGCACACATAAGATTCTGATGGAGGATGAGTTTAAGCCCGTAGTTCAGCCGCAGCGTCGACTAAACCCAAACATGCAGGATGTGGTAAAGAAGGAGGTGATAAAATTGTTAGATGCAGGCCTGATTTACCCAATCTCTGATTCTGCATGGGTTAGTCCAGTTCAGGTGGTGCCTAAGAAAGGAGGCATGACAGTGGTTCCGAATGAGAGGAACGAGTTGATTCCCACAAGGACTGTTACAGGCTGGAGAGTCTGCATCGACTATCGTAGACTTAATGACGCCAcgaggaaagaccactttcctctTCCTTTCATTGATCAGATGCTGGAGCGTCTATCAGGGCAGCAGTTCTACTGCTTCCTTGATGGCTTCTCAGGTTATTTCCAGATCCCCATTGCACCggaggatcaggagaaaaccacttttacatgCCCGTACGGTACCTTTGCTTATCGCCGTATGCCTTTCGGGTTATGTAATGCTCCAGCCACATTTCAGCGTTGTATGGTGGCGATATTTCATGATATGATCGAGGACTCGATGGAGGtatttatggatgatttttctgTTTTTAGGAGTTCCTTTGATCAGTGTTTGCGAAATCTTGATCGTATGTTGGCTCGATGTGAGGAGACAAATTTGATGttgaactgggagaaatgccacttcatggtgaaggagggcatagttttGGGTCATAAGATTTCACGGGCGGGTATTGAGGTCGATAGAGCTAAAATCGACGCGATTTCTAGACTTCCACCGCCAACTTCTGTGAAGTCTGTTCGTAGTTTTCTAGGCCACGCGGGATTTTACCGTCGGTTCATCCGTGATTTTTCTAAGATTGCGAGGCCTATGACCCGGTTATTGGAGAAGGATGTTCCCTTCGATTTTTCTGAGGAGTGTGTGAGGGCGTTTGAGTTTCTTAAGGAGAAATTAGTGAGTGCGCCGATTCTTATTGCTCCCGATTGGAGTCTTCCTTTTGAGATTATGTGTGACGCGAGCGATTTCGCGGTTGGAGCTATTCTAGGACAGCGTAGAGAGAAGCGATTTCATCCGATTTACTATGCGAGCAAGACCCTGAATGACGCCCAGGAGCATTATACCACCACGGAGAAAGAGCTCCTGGCAGTTGTCTTTGCTCTCGATAAATTTCGTTCCTACCTGGTTCTTTCTAAAGTCGTCGTCTACACCGATCACGCGGCATTGAGGCATTTGTTTGCGAAGAAAGATGCGAAACCGCGcttgattcggtggattctactctTGCAGGAGTTTGATCTTGAGATTCGGGATAAGAAGGGAGCCGAAAACGTTGCAGCAGATCATTTGTCTAGACTTGAGAATCTCGAGAGTGATGAGAGTGATGAGGATGAGATTGGCGATAGTTTTCCTCATGAGACTTTGATGTTTGTGAAACCCGAGGATGAGGGAATGCTTTGGTATGCTGATATAGTGAATTATTTAAAGGAGAAGGTGATACAGCCGGAGATGTCTTTCCATCAGAGGAGGAAGCTGATAGCGGACTCGAAGTACTACTTCTGGGATGATCCGCATCTTTTTCGTGTTGGAGTTGATCAGGTTGTGAGGAGATGTATTGCTGGAGAGGAGCGTATGCAGGTTCTCAGGCATTGTCACGAGGGGCCTACCGGAGGACATTATGGAGCTTCTTACACCGCGAGGAAGGTGTTGGATTCTGGATTCTATTGGCCGACAGTGTTTCGAGATGCTCATGAGTTGGTTAGGAGTTGTGATGCTTGTCAGAGAGTAGGTAATATCTCATCCCGAAATGAGATGCCCCAAAATCCGATGCAGGTAGTGGAGGTTTTTGATAtatggggtattgatttcatgggtCCGTTCCCGATGTCTCGAGGGAACCGATACATCCTCGTTGCTATAGATTATGTGTCGAAATGGGTGGAGGCTTAA